Part of the Salvelinus namaycush isolate Seneca chromosome 25, SaNama_1.0, whole genome shotgun sequence genome is shown below.
CAGGTTATTGAAAAATGTAGGCGCACACAAAGAAATGTGTGAGCACAATGAAACATATCTGAGATATTAAAACTAGAATCCTTCATTTTTCTAGGCGCACTGGTGCTCCTAAATTAAAATTCCAGGTCACAAAGCAAAATATTTAGGTGGATATGCActttagaggcggcaggtagcctagtggttagagcattgggccagttgGATCGAATCAGtcataaaaatctgtcattctgcccctgaacaaggcaattaacccactgttccccggtaggccgtcattataaataagaatttgttcttaactgacttgccaaattaaataaaagtttttaaaaaattgaGCCCTGTACAAGCTGTTGGTAGCACTGTAGAGCCATGTACTGTTCAAGTAGTCTTGGTTTGTTTTAAGTACAGATCCAGGTTTTGTAAAACCAACTTTAGATCAGTGCATCTTGGGACAACCTACTACAACCGGGACCTACAGCCCTAATGTCGACTCAAGAAGGCACTTCGGCAAGTTCCAGTATGTAGCCAATAGTTTTATTGAAGGGTGTGGTGTCTTCAGTAGAAGTTCACTATAGTATTTCCCACGCAGTCAGTCCAGAAGAATAAGTCAGAACCATTGGTCCTTCTTATCGACTGTAGGTGTATAATAATGTAATTCCACTAACTTGGGTCTGGTTGTCCTTCTCGTTCCCCTTGCCTGGGCCCTCAGGTTTACACAGGTGGTTGGGGTGATGTGGACGGGGTGATCCGCTGCCGGGTGGGGGAGGTGCTGCACTATGAGCTGGGAGAAGAGCCAGAGCCCCGGAGGGAGGCTGCAGTCTTCGACAAACCCACCCGTGGCACGTCTGTGAAGAAGTTCAGAGAGATGGTCTTCAATCACTTCAAGGTTCTGGAACTCCTGCTGCTTTGACTTTAGCATATGCTGTGTCACAATGGCAACATCAGCATAGCATTACAACTATCATTTGTCTTTTGTTGAAAGTGATTTTGTTATTTCACCATCAGTTTTACCAAAATCTCCAGATTGAGCATGAGAACATCACCTTAACttctttctcttttcttcttACCTCCCCTTCCCTAACTCCTTCCGTCTCCAGTCAAAGCTGGGCGAGCAGGCCAACCTGGCCAGCCTGGTGACCAAGATCCTCACCGTCGCCGACGGCAACAAGGACGGGCACGTCTCCCTCCCTGAGGCCCGTTCAGCCTGGGCTCTTCTCCAGTTGGATGAGGTGCTGCTGGGCCTGCTCCTCCAGGACCGGGGCCACACCCCTCGGCTGCTGGGCTTCTGTGGGGACCTGTACGTGACCGAGAGGGTCCCTTACGGCCCCCTGTACGGTCTCAGCCTCCCCTGGTCCCTTGAGACCTGGGTACCCAGTGAGGCCCGACGCGGCATGGACCAGTGGTTCACGCCCTCTTGGCCCCGCAAAGCCAAGATCTCCATGGGTCTCCTGGAGCTGGTGGAGGACATCTTCCACGGCAACTACGGCAGCTTCCTCATGTGCGACCTGAGCGCCGACCATTTCGGCTACACGGACCGTCACGACCTCCGCCTCACCGACCCCAGGGCCATCGTCTCTGAGGACACGTTCCGGCGAACCATGCGTGCGCTGCACTGCGAGAAGGACGACGACTGTGTGCTGGGGCCGGACTGCCGGACATCGTGCGACATGGCTCAGAGACGATGCAGGGAGGAGGTGACCCAGCCCAACCTGGCCAAGGCATGCAGGGTGCTGAGGGACTACCTTCTGAGAGGGGCGCCGTCAGAGCtgagggaggggttagagaggcAGCTGTACGCCTGCATGGCCCTCAGAGGCTCGGCGGGACAGATGGACATGGAGCACTCCCTGATTCTGAACAACCTCAAGGCCCTGCTGTGGAGACAGATATCCCATACTAAAGACTCGTGATGAGGGGACAACACAACCGAGTCCTCAAATACTTAAAAggaaagattcacccattttgaatgttatcgTTTTTGTGCAtctgagtgatgttctatcgattccaGGGGTCATTTCACGTGTCTGAGCTATTGctgttcaagcaggcagaaatacaatataacattcaaaatgagTGAAACACAAAAACAACATCATTCATTCAAGACGTACTACATTGTTTTATTTATGTTTTGCTGACTCATTGGAAGAATGATAATTATAATTCCTGTTCAGGATGCTGGAAAATAACTGTAGATCTGCTGTTTATGACAGGGCTCATGGAGTCTTGTTTTCCCCTCAGAAAAAAGATGGAACATTTGATAAGTTATGAACTACACGTTGGAAGTACACTTGCACATTTCGGTTTCTTCAATGTGACCAAGGAATCTATCTGAAGAAACAGTATTATAGAGGTCTAAGGTATTGTTCCAATTCTCTCCTTTCCAGTGTGCACTTGTTCCCTtctgatttgaaaggaaatgactggtataaCCAATATGGTGGAAACTTCCTGTAGTCCATACCTcaaccaatccaatgcttttagatttATGGGAAATAGTGGATAGTGTACACTTCAGGAGACATTGGAATGTACCCAGCTGTCGTCCTGAATCGGCCTATGACGAGCCATTATTCTTGGTTTGTGTACCAtgtacattttctttttaaaatttttatccccaatttttcgtggtatccaatcgctagtaattactatcttgtctcatcgctacaactcccgtacgggctcgggagagacgaaggtcgaaagccacgcgtcctccgaagcacaacccaaccaagccacactgcttcttaacacagcgcgcctccaacccggaagccagccgcaccaatgtgtaggaggaaacaccgtgcacctggcccccttggttagcgcgcactgcgcccggtccgccacaggagtcgctggagagcgatgagacaaggatatccctaccgggcaaaccctccctaacccggacgacgctagaccagttgtgcgtcgccccatggacctcccggtcgcggccggctgcgacagagcctgggcgcgaacccagagactctggtggcgcagctagcactgcgatgcagtgccctagaccacacCATGTACATTTTCACTTGTAGTTTACCACTAACCGTGTAGCAGATCATGCTGGAAACTATAAAACTTGGAATTAGTCAACCACTTGTGAAGGAGGTACTGTACATGAACTGCTTGCTTTATTCAGCTTCCTGTTTCTACATTCTTTCAAGCGCAACTTTTAAACAGGAAACCCGGTCTGGTTTCTGAAGGAGCTGAAGCACACAGCTGATTTTGAGGGATCAATGTATGTTTTCCTTGAAGTTTGAAACAGCATGATTTTGCACAATAAATCCACATACCACTCACTGTGGTCTCATCTTAATTTCTTTGTCAGCTGAGTTGTGGATTGTCCTGACTGTAGTATGCAGTGACAGTCGGAGGAAATGTAATACCCAATACTAATAAAAAAATTGTTTAAGAGTTCCTAGTATGTTAAATGTTTTCCATCAGGTCTATCATTCAATCACACCAGAATTTCCCCAAAATGTCTCACACGCCACACTGGCAGAATTTCCATAGAGAGCAAAGTGATGAAGTCATTTGCAATAAATTTATTGAGGCAATGTGCAGTGGTGTCTTTGGAACGGGCAGTGATCCCCGTCCCTCTAACCGTCTGCTGCCTCGGCTTCCTGTGCTCGTAGAAAGCTGGCCTTTTTCTGGGCGACGCGGTCCTTTCTCTGTGCCAGCGAAAGTTTGGCACGGTTCCACCTGCGACAGAAAACAATGCCCCCATTAACCATCAGCACAGTAAACAACATTAAATGGCAGACCGCTCAATGTTTTTAATACTACAAGTGGATATACAGTATACAAGTTGCTTCTCTCAGCCCCGTCTTGAAAGGACAATGGACATCAGCCGTTGCAAATGAAGGACCAACTACATTTTGCTCAGCGTACTTCGTATCATCATAAAGAAGCACTACTCCAAAGAACAATTTCAAAGTGTTCCCAAGCGGAAATCCAGCAACGGTGACAAACCCACCTCTTCTTTTTGACGTCTTTTTTGGGTTTCTTTTCGTGGACTGGGTTCTCTCTGATCGCTGCGTGTGCTTTCTTGTACATCTCCTCTACCTGAAAGAATGACATTGTTTAGACAGAGGTAGGGTAGCGGTTTTGGGACGAGAGTCACAGAACACAAACAAATAGCCTTTCAGCACTGGTAATTATTCTCGCTTCTCTCAGCCCCGTCTTGAAAGAACAAAAAAACATCAGCCGTTGCAATTGAAGGACCAACTACATATTGCTCAGAGATCTTGGAATCATCATTAAGAAGCAGCAAATTTACACAGCAAACTGTGAGAAAGGAGTTGCCAAACTAACTGATACCCTCACACACCAGGAGTAACTACCATCAGTCTGGCAGCATTACATTTCTAATATCTAATTCAGTGGGATGTGCAAAAGGACTTACTGTGTCTGGCGTGACTCCGTTCTTTATGAAGCGCGAGAACTGTTTCTTGTAGGCGTCTTCATCCTCTTCCATCAGGTAGCTCATGTAGTCCGACACGTTCATGCCCATGATGTGTTTGCGATGCATCTCTGTGTTGAACTCTTTGCTCTCCATGTCGTAGCCAGGAAATCGTTTTGTGCTGAGGAGAAGAAGATGGTGATGTGGTACAACACTGGATTACTTGGGTTGATTTAGTGACTTTGAATAGTCAAATAAAACAAGTTTTTCCAGAATCACATTGTATAATGACAAAGGCCATGTCTTATTACAGGGCCGATGGTCTGGTCTTGGCCATTCATTATACAAACAAATCCATGGCGAAGAGACATGGACACATTGTATCTCCCGACAGGATCCGCAGTGAGGTGTTCAGCCTTCACTACAGGTTTATGAGAGAACTATCATCCTCTACCCCTCTGTGTTGATCATATAGGACACTTCAAGTCCTAGATGGGCAAAAAAGGGGATACATATTCAGCTTTAAGCTgcacttaaagggatagttagtGATTTTGATCATGAAGTCATTTATCTACTCCCCCCAGAGTCCAATGAACTCATGATACAATTTtgatgtctctgcatccagtatcaAGGGAGTTAAGAGTTAGTTACCCAGACTAATGTTAACcagtgttagcgcaatgactggtgGGCTCAGGAACAGCTGTTCGCATAGACTttgtcattgcgctaacgctagt
Proteins encoded:
- the LOC120020519 gene encoding divergent protein kinase domain 1A-like, whose amino-acid sequence is MARRLFPRAWINKSLYFQARISFVRVKYLFLTWLTVFVGGWVIYVQYSNYTELCRGHECKNAICDKYRRGIIDGSACSSLCDKDTLYLGRCLSTSPNHQVYTGGWGDVDGVIRCRVGEVLHYELGEEPEPRREAAVFDKPTRGTSVKKFREMVFNHFKSKLGEQANLASLVTKILTVADGNKDGHVSLPEARSAWALLQLDEVLLGLLLQDRGHTPRLLGFCGDLYVTERVPYGPLYGLSLPWSLETWVPSEARRGMDQWFTPSWPRKAKISMGLLELVEDIFHGNYGSFLMCDLSADHFGYTDRHDLRLTDPRAIVSEDTFRRTMRALHCEKDDDCVLGPDCRTSCDMAQRRCREEVTQPNLAKACRVLRDYLLRGAPSELREGLERQLYACMALRGSAGQMDMEHSLILNNLKALLWRQISHTKDS